The window TTCCAGCCAGGtgttaaaaatgcaaagcatgtAATCTTCCCAATGCTGACCACAGAAAGACATTTGAAAGGTTTAGTCACtatcttgttctttttttaaattaaaagataataGTCTTGTCTCATTTCACCTTCTCTGCCATTCTTCCCAAGCACCTAAAAAACACTTCAGCCTACCATTTAAAAATCTACAACACACTGACTATTTTTAGGAGCATAATGAGTTAAACTGTACAATCAGAAATATCTTTGTTAAGTCAACAATGAAGATCTGATCCTTCAACAGCAGCACTGCTACAGAAGAGTTACAACAAAGGAACTTGAAGGTCAAATTGTTAATGAGGCAGAGAGGAGCGACATTTGAGATACAGCTCTCCGCCAACCTCGGCCCACATTTTTAAGAGCCATGGCAAGCTTTCAGAACTGGAAATTCTTCTTCTAGTTCCACACATGACGTTTGCAGTGATCAACAGcctaaagggaaagaaatactgtatatTAGTGCAAAAAAAGCCTGTTTGCAAACAGGTGTGCATCTACACATACAAATCAGCACCTTATTCTGAACCGAGATCTTGGGAACAAAtctgtttttcctaaaataagTGATTCCAGAGAGGACAGCCTTGTCCCCACCCAGAAGCTTCAGGAAAGAATGCTGACGACCCTTAGCCATTAAGGCCTGGCAAAGAAAGGATCAGCCCACAGCAATACCGGAAGCCAATTTTTAGAGCCTGATGACAGGTCATGACAATGGTCTGTTGGCTGCAGGAACACAGACTAAATACAAAGCTCACACTGTACCTTACTATAGATTCTGAAATGCTAGCAGAGGAGTGGGGGATAGGAACGAAggggagaggaaacagtctgCTTTAAGAAAACTCAGGGCTATGAAAGACCCTCTAATCAGACTCAACCACGTCTAGCTAGTACCCTTTCGCTAGTGGAATTCAGCCACTTGGAAGTGTGGTATAGGAGCCAGAAAGATAGTTTATAAGGAGCTATCTAAGACCAACAGGAAACGCGAGGCAGAATCCTGCTTTACATACGTTGCACTGAGCAGCAGTCTCCATGTTCTTACACCAGTAACCTGGACCCCAGACACAAGCATCATCccccaggagaggctgtttagCTGATCCACAGACTCCAAGTTTCTGTGAAGAGAACAGCGGCAGAGTCAGCATCTTTCTATTTGCAGCAAGAGATCTCAACTCCAGCCTTACGTCTGAGCTTCCACCTGACCGAGCATAGGAACAACACTGAGGTAGCTTCAGGAGCTCCCACAATACCATGCTCAACTGGTTAAGTGCAATCACACTTGCAGTTGAACGAGTAGACATGAAGCAGTAATCTGACATGAGGAAGAATTATGTTACCACAACCACTTCTTCATATTAAGTTTTGAGAAACAGAGCTTCTAGAAAGGGAGCTTTCTCAAGAAATGTCATTTAACTTCCTCTCATCACATTCAGGGCACACTACACCTTGTTACTGAACCTCAACGGTGGATTATCACTGGCACCTCTTTTCTTCTATCCTTCCTTGCACAAGGCTGGCAGTCAGACAGTTGTCCATTCAGTAAGCCCAAGGCGTTGCACAACTGCACTTGCTCCAAGCATTCAGTGTGCTGATATTTATTCCAGCAGAGTTTCTGCATGCTAGGCACTGAAAGGCCTACACAAGAGTAGGCAGGACTGTATTGGAGCCTGTACTCAATAGAACTAAACGCAATACTCACAGTGCAAACAAAAGTGGGATCCATCATCTCTGCCAACAGTTGCACAACCACGGGTTCATACTGTTCCACAAACTGAACACACTGTAACAAAACACATGTTGAGAGATTCTCCTGTTAAAGCCttagaaagaagaggaagatacaGTCTTCAGCAGGCTTGCCTGTACACTACCTCCAAACACCCCAATAATACACTCCAAACTGATAAACCAGAGGCTTGAGCTCTGCAGATCGAAAAGGGTTCAGCATCACACTAATCACACAATTAGATAATTTTTTGTTAGCTCatacctgcctgcagctgtctgCAGACAGGTTATGATGAGACAGGggtcaaaaggaaaagaaccaCGCAGGACAGGCCCTGGGAAAAGAACCACGCAGGACAGGCCCTGGGAAAAGAACCACGCAGGACAGGCCCTGGGAAAAGAACCACGCAGGACAGGCCCTGGGAAAAGAACCACGCAGGACAGGCCCTGGGAAAAGAACCACGCAGGACAGGCCCTGGGAAAAGAACCACGCAGGACAGGCCCTGGGAAAAGAACCACGCAGGACAGGCCCTGGGAAAAGAACCACGCAGGACAGGCCCTGGGAAAAGAACCACGCAGGACAGGCCCTGGGAAAAGAACCACGCAGGACAGGCCCTGGGAAAAGAACCACGCAGGACAGGCCCTGGGAAAAGAACCACGCAGGACAGGCCCTGGGAAAAGAACCACGCAGGACAGGCCCTGGGAAAAGAACCACGCAGGACAGGCCCTGGGAAAAGAACCACGCAGGACAGGCTCTGATTTGCAAAGCTTAGTCTCTAAGCGGAGACCACTGCTGCCTCAAGAGGAAAGCACACTGAACAAGCTGGAGACAAACATCCTGAACAGGATGGCAGCAATGCAGTAATGCCTCTTAAGCACTTTTAGCCCCAGTAGTTACTATTCAtttcagagcaggcagcagcacaaacaCTTCCCGTTGATAACAGTCAGCCCTCTAGTGGAAAGGCCATCTCCAAAGCACCAAAAGATGTTGGCCTTCTCAGCGTTGACTAACAGCACCAATTAATAAGCGAACCACAGCTATTAAACAGCCTCAGACCAGTTAGCAGGAATAGCTGTTTCATAGCTGCTTTAAGCCTGTATATTGTATGCCTCGTAAACTTATAAGCAGTTACCACGTGCTGACACTCAGCAGCTGCCTAATAAGATTTCCAGGTAAATCTTGATAGCAGTGGCCTAACAGGTGTTGCTTTTTGCTGTCTCACTGGAATTATGCCAGCCTACTTCCAATTACTTTGTTAATCCCCTGAACAGGATCAgtgttgaggaaaaaaaccaaccaccttCAGCTGTTCCCACCCACTGTTCTCAGAGGATATCCAGGCAAACCTTTATTGACTGCAAATTAGTCCAACAATCCAGCCAGTCAATTCAGGCCCTTAAAAGTCTCCATCTATTCAAAGGACTGCCAACCCCCAAGGACAGGGAGTGCAACAACCTaatccccctgcaccccaaactCCTTCCAGCCTCTAGCAGAGGGAGAGATTCCTTCAACTCTCACCTGCATTACAATGACTACTCAAAAACCACCATGCTAGTTTTTTTGACTACTCTGCAAGATGTGTCGTCCTTCTGTTCATCTCTATCTGCCTTGTTCTGACTGGAAGGCAGGCTACCACACAGCAAGGCCACTGTGTGGTCATTTCACTGCTTCAGATCAAGCCTGCTCCCTCTTTTTTGCTCTACTGCACATGAGAAGCTGCTACACTTTGGTGCTAACTAGTAAAGGGAAAAACCTAGGAAGGATCAGGTTGCAGGACACAAGCCAGTCCCAGCTGCACCTGTGGACAGTTTGTCTCCAGCCAGAGACCAAGGCAGTCAGCCAAACACAGAGACCTCTACTATGAGTACCTGGACATTTATAGCAGAAGTAGAGACACTTGAGAGATGGACCTAAAATTAGCATGTAGATAGAGTATCAGGTGAAACACTCAGAAAATGAGCTAAGCATAATCGTCACTGTAGGATCTACGTAAACCCAACAAATCAGCAAGGACAGTTCCCAACCATCAAGATGACTGTTGCTTTTTAGCCTGCCGCCTGCACAAGCGCTTTACCTGATCACTGACAGACTCTGGCAGGAAGTGACAGACTTTTTCCAGTAAAGCCTCAATTTCAGCTGTTGTGGCATTCTTCTCTAGCTCTTTGTCTGCATAAGCTACCACCATCTTACAGATATCACAGAAGCCACCTGCAGGTTTCActaaaactgagaagaaaaaaagaagtcagtgcTTAGGTAGTTCCCCCAAATAGAAGAAAGGAGGCAGCATCAGCAAAGTACAAAAGAGATATAATCATAGGTGAACTAGCTCATTTTGCAACACCACCAACTCCTCATTACCAACCTGGCTGCTGTGGAGGCTTGTTGGCTGCACAGCATTTCAGCATAACACACACAGCTTCAGGATTCGTTGCCTCCAAGAGCATGTCAATCAAAGCCTGGCCGTAGACATCTATGAAGTCCTTACACTGGTCTTTGACACTTGCTGGGAACAGGTAGCAGATGACCTCCATTTCATGTACAATCTCCTCCTGAAGCAGAATGAAGGATGCACGGCAAATGAGGAACAGAAATCTGACTAAATTCGTAAGTAGATGTTTTCTTACTCTGTCCCACCCAGGATGGAAAGCTTGCTCTCATGAAAACAGGCAATAAAATTAACTTTCCTTCCACTTCCAGTACAGCCCCATTTTAGCCAAACCCTAGGAAGAGGTACCACTTCCACACCTCTGTCTTGTTGCTCTCCAAGAGGCCAGTCACTTCTTTCACCATGGTCTCGCATATCTCACACAAGGAAAAGGTTTTCTCTTGAACTGAGGCTTTCTGAGTACAcagaagaaacatacaaaacaaTAAATCAGCACTTGACTACATTTGACAGGGACAATTGGTAAAAGATCAGTCTAACAGCATTCCCGTTCAGGTGCAGCACACTAATTGATTTTACCTAGCTGGTCAGCTTGATCTGAATTCAAAAGGTCATGTAGAACCCAAAACCAACCTCAAAGGTCAgtaaaaagcctttctgaacGAACAGTCATTTTGTATGACTAATTAAGACTACAACCCCCAGGCTGTATAAGGAGGGGAGTTGAATTTAGTAGACATGAAGAAATAAGCAGCCCCACAGTGACTGGAGTTAAGGGAAATgtgaagtgtttttaaaaatacattgaggACAAAATTTACTAGAATTGAGAGCACCCTCCTGTTTGCAAAAGAAACCTAGAAATTGAGGGACTGGAGGGAAATTGTTCAGAGCCTGTTAATCAGAAGTTAAGTGTCCTCAAGAGACTTCTTCCAGAAAACCTCAGCCCATGTCTCACCCAAAGGCCACGAGAAGCTAAGGTGCTTCTCCAAACTCAGAGCTTCAGCATTCTGACTCTGATCACTCATCTGAACATGCAGAGTACTGTCCCATTTTTAAAAGGGAGCGAAGCATAACTCTAAATGTAGAACAAAACTCAAATTCAACAATTTGCCCACTAACATTCGAGGTGTCATTTATAACGGCTGCTATACTCTGCTGCTGGAACAAGAGTTCCCATTTCAATCCTGAAGTATTACCTTATAGCTTCGGTTTAGCATAGGCTCTGCTATTCTAACAAATGAGTCAGCTTTCCCACTTCACAGATCAGCATCAAAAACAAGAGGCCAGGAATTTATATGCAGGGAGACTTGGATCATTCTATGCATAAAAGCtcatatttttctgtctcacCTATTTCATGACACTAAAGCAAAAAGGAAGGCAAAGCTGTTGAGTACAGAAAGTCCACCTTACCTCCacaatttccattttcacttcATGAACCACTTGAGCTGGCACCAGAGTCTGAAGGGGAACAGATTTCACAGAAGGACAGAACCCAACCATGGCACAAATGTCCTTTGGTTGCTGGAAAGAGATGTATAAGCAATTTTTAAGAGTTTAAAAGACTCTGCCCTTTCTATGGAGCCTGTAGGcaggcacagagaaaaaagtttaaagggCTCCAACACAACTAGAAGTTTCTTGACTACTTCTACTTCAAGTATTACCAAAGCATTTAATATGGTTATAGGCAGGACAACTACCAGATGAAATTTAGCAgttcctttaaaagagaaagaggttAGGCCACATCCATTTAAAAACCCCATTTACCATGAGCTAATACATTATGCAAGCCCTTCAAAGGAGTTGACTTAAGAGCTACCAACACCAAAACAGGGCACCAGCATCACATTAGACCTGCATCCACGAAGCTGCTCCCCTGAAAGCTTTAAGTAATCAGAGAAGAGGCTAATTATCCTGATTCCAGAGATCACccaaaagctgaaagaaatgcCTAGAAGAAAGGACTCCTTTTCTCATCCACAAACTACCTTCTTTAAAGCATCCAGTAACATCACATTTTGCAAACAGATTCCCACATTACTGAACACAGCCTATAAGAAACAAGAGTTAACCATGTTAAAACCTAAGtctaacactttttaaaattatctgcaGTAACTGCATTTCAAGTGTTCTTTTCACAGCAAGAGGgaaaacagcaaacagaaacaaagcctTTAAAAAGGCTTTCTAAGTCTTTCCCAGAGGTTTCAGAAACATGCATTGCtaaatgtagaaataaatgcTGGACATGAGGCAAACTGCTCTAAGGAGGCCACATTATACCCACACAAAGTGAGAAAGGCTGTACAGAGTAATAcacaaaacttttaattttcCCACCTAAAGTctacttcagctgaaaaaagtTAGCTTTGGTCCTATGGGTAATTAGAAGATCATACCCCACCCTGTCACCAGGGCATCAAGCTTCTTACAGCAGAGGCTTATGCAACAGTTAATACATCATGCCAAAACCTCATGCACAGGCAAAAGCAGTATCTCAAAGATACAGTGCTGCTTCAGACTACTGCAGGCAGTACCTTTAAGTCAAGCCCTTTGGTTCATGCATTGTAAGAAGCATTTCCAGATATTAATGTTACAGCAACactcacatacacacacatgttcTCTCACAGAGAAATGACAGACACAAGGTCTCCCAGGACTGGTTAAATCAAAAGCCCAAATAGCTCTAGGAAGCAGGAGCCTAAAGGCCTCCCCcatcttctttttaattcatatACTCCAAACACCCACATCATTGTCCTAGATTTAAAGATTAAACAAGAAAAGACCCAGGGACAGCCTCACTCAAGCACTTTTGAGCCCAGACTTCAAACCAGAAGCTGACAGGAGCCACCAGCATGCTTTTTCTACATCTATCCTTCTTGTACGGAAGTGAGCATATTTTCTGCTCCACTGGCCAAAGCATAACCAAGCTGAAATCTTAGTAGCACAAACTGGTATCTGGAGCTGGAAGTAGGTCTGATCCACTGGAGGAAGTCTAtagtctttctctgttttaatcACATAAATATCCCTTGTATCTGTCAACACAGAGTACAATCACACCATGTACACAGCTAATAGAGCAAGAAGTGAACTACAAGCCCTTTAAGAGCAAGAAGTGAACTACAAGCAGGCTATCACCACAGGCAAGTTGCTCACCTACCTGATCCTTCTGTTGACAGGGGAGAttggagacagaggaagaaaggagaaattaaagataacagttaagagaaaaaaaatgtcaagCACTTGGAACTGCATATACTCTTTCCATGAAGATGATGGAATATGACACGGTCCCCACCCCAAAGATCCTCAGCATTGCTATAGCAACTCACATTTAATTGCACAATGCTAACCAGCATTATTCATTTGAAGTTATTAAAGCATCCTGGGCAAGACTACCTCCAAAGAGTTTGAACAACACTCAGCCAGATGCAAGGTGTGGTCATATTCCAATTTCAGGTATTAACACCACACTGCATTGcaatgtttaaaataagaaactaACTGTTGTTGGAGCAAAGATTTGCTTCTCCACCCAAATGCTTAAGAAGCAGTATGAGCTTCTAACTAGGCTTTAAcaactggaaacaaaaaaaggccaCTGTGTTGCCAAATTCAGGTTCAAGTCAGCCACATACTCTAAATTCACCTATAATTTGTTATGTTACTTGTCGCATCCAAGCACTGCATTCTCTAAGGAAAGACTcacccatttattttaaaaggctttgaGGTCTCTGGATAAAGAGGTGCTATGGAGGTGGTCAGAGGTAAAATATATTGTACGTTGCTGCAGAAGACCAGAGCTGGTGCAGTACCACTTACTTTCCATGGCTCCTATCGAGAGCCCAGAGAGCAGGAGTCTTGAGACAGTGATTCCAGAAGGACATTTAGTCTTGTTTCAAATAGACACATTATCTCTAACACTCAAACCAATTTTGCAATACTGTGACAAAGACCAACTCTAATATGCTTAACACAGTAtttggtggggagggggaaagcgGTGTTAAGTACAGGACTGagataaaagaatataaagGAACATATGTAATGCAACTTCTGTGTTTCAAAGGATTAAGAGTGCCTTCTGCACTGCTCAAGTAGTTGTAAAAGGAAAGTGCTAAAGAAAGCATTCCGAGACTGACGTTACTATCCAATTAAATGCCAAGTTCAAAGTGTTAACACCAAGACTTACAGAAGCAAGGGCTCTCCACAGACTTTTACTGCAGTGTTTCCTGTTTACATGTTAGctacacaaagcagaaaaatgaactgaaagCAAATACTATATTCTGCTGATCTTACCATGTGCATCATCATTTGGATAGCCAAGTCAGAATATTCGGAGATATAGCTCTTGCACTGCAGGAAGTGGGAAGAGAAAGTCTTGTAAATATCCAACCACTTTAGCTGTAGAATTAACCTagaattttttaatacatctcAAAGTATTAATTTACCTACTCTACTTAATAACTATCTTGTTGTCTTTCAGAGCTTGTCCCAGATATAAGATGGCATTTCAGGTTACACAATCATTGCACACATAGCTGCTTATCTGATGAGTTCTTCTCCTCTCAGAGCAAAAGCACTCCCCCTCATGGACAGGACCACATTACCCTGCCAGatcatttttatgaaaaaggCCTTTAAGGGCTAGCAGCAATCTTGagtctttttcctcctccccactaCCACAGACACCCCACCCCCAACTTTCTTGACCAGAAAGTTCATTATTTTAGTGTTGAGCTGTTATTGTTATACTGTGTAACACATCCTACATGTTACAGTCgtctttgttttattaaatagaAATTGCATTGAGAGGATTAAGACACTGAACACACTATTTTGTTTGCATAcaggaacagatttttaaacaaaaaagatagCTTACCATATCAGACATTCCAGGTCCCAAGCGGTCACACTCTTCCTTGGCATGAGCAACCAAAGACTTTACAAAAGATGAGTTTGTCCTCACAGCTTCCTGAACATCAGTAACCAGCTGAATGCAATCTTGGCATACATCCCCACTTCCCTGGCCAAAGAGTGAAAGGAAACTTAAGTTGACATATCTTCACATAGCATGTTTTAGAAGCTTCCATTACTACCaagttttaaaagctattttaaactATATACAAACCTTAATAAATACTCTACAGAATACTTAAAAGCCTGAGCTAATACGACCAGACAAGCTACTGCTGGTATGCACACCAGCCACTAGATGGAGATTAGGCACCTAATTGGCTCTGAAACCCAAGGTAACTGTTAAGATACCCAATCTTCAAAATCTCTTGGTTTTGTTACAGACCACAGTGGGAAGGTTTCTAAGTTTGGCATAGATCTTACCTGCTCCACCCACAACAGCTTGTTCTCCACCCACCCAACTGTTTAACTCCCATATCTAGGCTTGCTATCAAGGCTCAGCCTCTACTCACAAGTTCATTGTCTCATCTACTCCCCTTTATCAactatttgttcttttctgatCCAGTCTATCACCTCTGGATTCAGAAACGAATGCTTCCCCTGAAGGGCACAGCTAGCAGATTACTCAGAATGTAGGAGaattcttcttcctttgaaCACTGGTGCCAAATTTGCCCTCAGAAGAAATTGTTTCCAGTAAGACCTGCTTGACTACTACAGTCCTGGATGGGAACAGCCCAGCACAAGACTTGACTTTATAGACTGTGGTTGTTAATCCAAGATTACACATACAGTCCACAGAGGCTGCAGCTATCATCTTACTTAGCTTTAAACCCACAgattaaggaaaaaaggtaGTTGTCCGTATGCAGCAGCACAAAATTCCATAGGAGACAGTCACCCAGGTGAAGCACATCAGCTTAATCTGTGCCCAGTTCAACAATCCCTTACCAAAAATCATCAATAAGTTCTTAAGTAAAGAAGTGCTGAAgctctggaggaaaaaacacGCACTTCTCTTGCACGCTGGAATAGCACTACACCCTTACCTTAGACTTCTGCTTGGGTTTGTCCTGAGGGTAAAGGAGAAGAGGCACATTAGCCATGAATGGGGATGCCAGTTCAGAGAAGTCCAGCTCTGGTATCTTATTGGACTGGAGTTGTTTCTGAAGTTTCATTGTTGCAAGGTGCTTCTGAAGGGACTGGCACAGTGAGAGGGCACTACAAACAACTTCAGGTTTATCCTAGGGGAGACAAGATACATACATAAAGCTCTAGACTGATGGCACTTTTAGTTCAGTGTAGAGAGTCATTCAGCTGAAACATGGtagaaagggaaaatgtttcaCAGCAAGGAAGCAGTCTTCAAATTTACACCATTGATTGCAACACCAGTGATCCATACAGGATTGAAGGATCATATGCACAATCTTATGTAGAAGAGAAATTCAGGAATCACCAGGAGCATGACTTTTAATTCCAACAGTTGCAAACTGTTATCTACTTACTAGCTCTTCTTTGATCATATCCATGATAACTGGTAGGTAGGAATCCACAATTTCTTTGCACTCAGAGACCAGGCCTTGGTCAGGAAGAAACTCACATGTCTTTTCCAAGTAAGAGCGGATTTCATCCTATAAAAGATGAGATGGGCTATAGACTATCAAAAATATCTCTCTCTCAAATGCTCTTTCCATTCCCAAAATGCACACCACAAAGCCTAAAAAAAGCCCCTTGGACTCAGGTAGGTCCAGGCAGTTGGCAAGCAAAACTAGAATGAGGTTTTACATTATAGGTCTCTTTTCCCCAGTCCTGAACCTTCAATGAGACCCTGCCAAAggtgaaaacatgaaatactgCTTGCAAGGCCTGCACAACACACTCTTACCAGCACAGAACATTTACATTTAAGAAGAGGAAGTGAAATTATGGACTAGTGGGACAGTGATTTATTTATACAAAGTACTCCCAGgttcacaaaagaaaacaggaagaattgCCCACAGCCAAAATAAAGTCCACTTTTTGTAATCATTCACTTCGAGAGACTGCGGCATCCCACCTTTTAAGATCAATGACCCTCTGGCACAAGAACGATTTTTATTAAACATCTACAGTCACTCAGGGATGTGTTAGAGCATGAGAGGCTCTAGAATTTGCTAATCTCTAAACCAGAAGAGACTGTTTAAAAGCCTTCTCCTAGGTACTCTGGCCCCTTTCAACATTTGCTGCTTAGGTTAGGAAAACATCACGCAAACTACTCTTCCGCCCCCTCACCTTTCGATCTCATTAAAGCAATGAGATCGAATAGTGCCTTGAGGCAAGGAGAAGGGGAGCTCCACTTACCTCAGTGCCATTATCCTTCAAAACCTTGCCAGCCACTGTCACAAGTTCCTTACACAAGTCACAGGGGATACTGTTCTGGAGAGAGAAGTAGAGAGTTACTCTAAGACAGAATTAAGTGCCCATAAATGCAGTGTGCAAGTAACAAACAGAAGAACGAGCATTACATTTGAAATTGAAGTTAAGGAAGAAATACTGGCTGAAGCCGGGGTGGGAAGaggtgtttttaaataaaaagtgagGCTATTCCAAGCATGTCCAGCTCCAGTTTCTTCATTAAATCAACATGGTATGAACAAACAGGCATGCTACCACTTGCTCATTTCACCTAGTCCCACCTCCCTTGAAGTATAAAGTATATTGCCCTGAGAAGCCTTCTCCTGAACCTCTTTTACCTTACTCTTCAAAGAGTTCACACTTACTAGAAATCTAAGAACTTTTCAGGCAGCTTCACTCATTTTAGTTGTGCTCTGCCATTCTGACATTCCTCCCTTCCCCTATTTTTCCACAAACTGAAACATATCTCGGCACAGATATAGCCAAGGTGGACTGAATGCATCTGTAAGTAAAATGCCTTCTCCCCCTAGAAAATTGTGAAACAATACCACAAACTACAGCTACATCTAGTAAAGCCACACTAAATGTAACATCTGTACCATTATTTACTGTCATAGCTTATATAATTTATAGCATATGCTGCGTCTTTTGTGGAACATTAGCTTACAAGAAAGACCTAAAGAAGCATACAGCTTTTTTTGTAATAAGCCTATCAGGCTGGCATTGCTCAAGTTAAGAATAAGAAAAGGATCTATGAATTAGGAGTCGTTTTAATGGAGAGGAATGAGTCCAAAATCCACTAGCTCCATTCCACACATTGCTCGGTGATTGTGCAACAGGTCACAGGAGAAGTCAGCAGACAAGTTGTGCAAGGCAAAGAAATGGAAAGCCACCTTTATCTAGCACCCAAATTAAGGCATAGTAACCAAGGCACAGTCAGATGTAGCACTTAACTCTGATCAGAGACTTGAAAAATTTTCATCAGCATATGGAAACCAGCTACCTCAACTACAGGTAGGAAGAAGTCTCAGTAGTTGATACTTACTACAGCAGGCTTGTTCCAGACGTTCTGCTGGCAGTGTTTCACCGCTCCGCACTGCGACGCTGTCCGAACATTCTGACACCATACCTCTGGACCCTTCACACAGTCCTTCTGCCACAAAACAGGGCTTGCCACAGCTACCA is drawn from Gavia stellata isolate bGavSte3 chromosome 9, bGavSte3.hap2, whole genome shotgun sequence and contains these coding sequences:
- the LOC104252126 gene encoding prosaposin; amino-acid sequence: MARRLLCLLGFLAAAVASPVLWQKDCVKGPEVWCQNVRTASQCGAVKHCQQNVWNKPAVNSIPCDLCKELVTVAGKVLKDNGTEDEIRSYLEKTCEFLPDQGLVSECKEIVDSYLPVIMDMIKEELDKPEVVCSALSLCQSLQKHLATMKLQKQLQSNKIPELDFSELASPFMANVPLLLYPQDKPKQKSKGSGDVCQDCIQLVTDVQEAVRTNSSFVKSLVAHAKEECDRLGPGMSDMCKSYISEYSDLAIQMMMHMKDQAVFSNVGICLQNVMLLDALKKQPKDICAMVGFCPSVKSVPLQTLVPAQVVHEVKMEIVEKASVQEKTFSLCEICETMVKEVTGLLESNKTEEEIVHEMEVICYLFPASVKDQCKDFIDVYGQALIDMLLEATNPEAVCVMLKCCAANKPPQQPVLVKPAGGFCDICKMVVAYADKELEKNATTAEIEALLEKVCHFLPESVSDQVHLSSVSTSAINVQCVQFVEQYEPVVVQLLAEMMDPTFVCTKLGVCGSAKQPLLGDDACVWGPGYWCKNMETAAQCNAVDHCKRHVWN